In one Mycobacteroides chelonae genomic region, the following are encoded:
- a CDS encoding response regulator transcription factor: MTSVLIVEDEDSLADPLAFLLRKEGFEATIVNDGPSALAEFERAGADIVLLDLMLPGMSGTDVCKQLRAKSSVPVIMVTARDSEIDKVVGLELGADDYVTKPYSARELIARIRAVLRRGSDSEETTAGDGVLEAGPVRMDVDRHTVSVNGEAITLPLKEFDLLEYLIRNSGRVLTRGQLIDRVWGADYVGDTKTLDVHVKRLRSKIESDPANPVHLVTVRGLGYKLEG, encoded by the coding sequence ATGACCAGTGTCTTGATTGTTGAGGACGAAGACTCGCTGGCCGATCCACTGGCCTTCCTACTGCGCAAGGAGGGCTTCGAGGCGACCATCGTCAACGACGGGCCCTCGGCGCTCGCCGAATTCGAACGCGCTGGTGCCGACATCGTGCTGCTGGACCTGATGCTGCCCGGAATGAGCGGTACCGACGTGTGCAAGCAGCTGCGCGCCAAGTCCAGCGTTCCGGTGATCATGGTGACCGCACGCGACAGCGAGATCGACAAGGTCGTCGGGCTGGAGCTCGGGGCCGACGACTACGTGACCAAGCCGTACTCGGCGCGCGAGCTCATCGCCCGCATTCGCGCCGTGTTGCGCCGCGGATCGGATTCCGAAGAGACCACCGCGGGCGATGGCGTCTTGGAGGCCGGTCCGGTCCGCATGGATGTCGATCGGCACACGGTGTCGGTGAACGGGGAAGCGATCACCCTGCCGCTCAAGGAGTTCGACCTGCTCGAATACCTGATCCGGAACAGCGGGCGGGTGCTTACCCGCGGTCAGTTGATCGACCGCGTGTGGGGTGCCGACTATGTCGGCGACACCAAGACGCTTGACGTACACGTCAAGCGTCTGCGCTCCAAGATCGAGTCGGATCCGGCCAATCCGGTGCATCTGGTGACGGTGCGCGGCCTGGGCTACAAGCTGGAGGGCTGA
- a CDS encoding sensor histidine kinase, whose amino-acid sequence MTASSGSLVVIVTIAALVALAAGAVLGAWYSRRSSTHRAARKGSQVAQSGLTVSQMLERIVAISPTGIVVVDKHQDVVLVNARARELGLVRDRQLDEQAWTAAQRTLATGEAVEVDLTTKPKAPGRAGFSLRGHVRRLSDADPRWAVIYVDDDSEHVRMEATRRDFVANVSHELKTPVGAMGVLAEALLESSDEPETVQHFGEQVLAESRRLGNMVTELIALSRLQGAEKLPDLEVVDVDFVVSEALSRSKVAAENADIAVTTDAPSGFEVRGDPTLLITAISNLVANAIAYSPHGSPVSISRRRRGDKVEIAVTDRGIGIAKEHQERVFERFFRVDKARSRDTGGTGLGLAIVKHVAANHNGAIKLWSQPGTGSTFTLSLPVYEEEDDVIEESADGPQADQPTPRKDATNQAPPHAPTSRLREERQATTREEHVRR is encoded by the coding sequence GTGACCGCCTCATCGGGCTCTCTGGTTGTGATCGTGACGATCGCAGCCCTCGTGGCGCTTGCTGCGGGTGCGGTGCTGGGCGCGTGGTACTCGCGCCGCTCCTCGACCCACCGCGCGGCCCGGAAAGGTTCGCAGGTAGCCCAGAGCGGTTTGACCGTTTCCCAGATGCTCGAGCGCATTGTCGCCATCTCACCGACCGGAATTGTCGTCGTCGACAAACACCAGGACGTCGTCCTGGTCAACGCCCGCGCGCGGGAGCTGGGCCTGGTACGCGACCGCCAGCTCGACGAGCAGGCATGGACCGCCGCCCAACGGACGCTGGCCACCGGTGAGGCCGTCGAAGTGGATCTGACCACCAAGCCGAAGGCGCCGGGTCGCGCGGGGTTCTCGCTGCGCGGGCACGTGCGCAGGCTCTCCGATGCCGATCCGCGCTGGGCCGTCATCTATGTCGACGACGACTCCGAGCATGTCCGTATGGAGGCCACCCGCCGCGACTTCGTGGCCAATGTCAGCCATGAGCTCAAGACGCCTGTCGGCGCGATGGGCGTGCTCGCCGAGGCACTACTGGAATCTTCGGACGAACCCGAGACGGTGCAGCATTTCGGTGAGCAGGTTCTCGCGGAGTCCCGTCGCCTGGGCAACATGGTCACCGAACTCATCGCGCTCTCCCGGCTGCAGGGCGCCGAGAAGCTTCCCGATCTGGAGGTCGTCGACGTCGACTTCGTGGTGTCCGAAGCGTTGAGCCGGTCCAAGGTGGCCGCCGAGAACGCCGATATCGCGGTCACCACGGACGCGCCCAGTGGTTTCGAGGTGCGCGGTGACCCCACGCTGCTCATCACCGCGATCAGCAATCTGGTGGCCAACGCCATTGCCTACTCGCCGCACGGATCGCCGGTGTCGATCAGCCGCCGGCGCCGGGGCGACAAGGTCGAGATTGCCGTCACCGACCGTGGCATCGGGATCGCCAAGGAACATCAGGAACGTGTCTTCGAACGGTTCTTCCGGGTGGACAAGGCGCGCTCCCGCGACACCGGCGGCACCGGATTGGGTCTGGCGATCGTCAAGCATGTGGCGGCCAATCACAACGGCGCCATCAAGCTGTGGAGCCAGCCCGGCACCGGGTCGACCTTCACGCTGTCTCTCCCGGTTTATGAGGAAGAGGATGACGTGATCGAAGAATCCGCAGACGGCCCGCAAGCAGATCAACCCACCCCCCGCAAAGACGCGACCAACCAAGCCCCGCCGCACGCACCAACCAGCCGCTTACGCGAGGAGCGTCAAGCGACTACACGAGAGGAACATGTACGTCGATGA
- a CDS encoding flavin-containing monooxygenase has product MSDQPDHYVAVIGAGLAGFGIGLELRRRGIDDFVIYERMDGVGGTWRQNVYPGIGVDIPAQAYQFRHALNPEWTRFYAKGGEVLSYIERLYRENDVQRFVRFGSDVGARTWDEDAKLWRLRVNGQEVTARFIVVAAGPFPEPKPAELKGLDDFRGTVLRSAAWDHSVDLKGKRVAIIGTGASAVQIIPEIAREVGHLDVYQRTPIWVFPKIDPSMPAPVRALFRRIPRTQRLLQEGLEFIVGGALVYGVLNAGRLGNTPGALRWLLGNVSYRLQVPDKELRAKLTPDYDFGCKRPATSNTYLPTFNRANVELVTDPIDTITADGVRTAAGVEREIDALILATGFRLFFDPQVYRDRPVSGRAGFDLADFYQNHPPQSYHGFSIPGLPNSFNVFGQYGWTGGTYHSVVDTAAIHIGRVIGEAQRLGATDVEVRADAADAWTRDARSRYTYSLFQTGNCTTANSYYFDHNGESAYIRPQTTQSARRSSQAFPLDDYAFAGQVGRDRTAAVAAIAE; this is encoded by the coding sequence ATGAGTGACCAACCTGATCACTATGTCGCCGTCATCGGTGCCGGGCTGGCCGGATTCGGTATCGGGTTGGAGCTGCGCCGGCGAGGTATCGACGACTTCGTCATCTACGAGCGCATGGACGGCGTCGGTGGTACCTGGCGTCAGAACGTCTACCCCGGTATCGGAGTGGATATTCCGGCACAGGCCTACCAGTTTCGCCATGCTCTGAACCCCGAGTGGACCAGGTTCTACGCCAAGGGCGGGGAGGTGCTCAGCTATATCGAGCGGCTGTACCGCGAGAACGACGTGCAGCGATTCGTCAGATTCGGCAGTGACGTGGGCGCGCGTACCTGGGACGAGGACGCGAAGTTGTGGCGGCTTCGGGTCAATGGGCAGGAGGTGACGGCCAGATTCATCGTCGTCGCGGCGGGCCCATTTCCCGAGCCCAAACCGGCAGAACTGAAGGGGCTTGACGACTTCCGCGGCACCGTCCTGCGTTCGGCGGCCTGGGACCACAGCGTGGATCTGAAGGGCAAGCGTGTCGCCATCATCGGCACCGGGGCCAGTGCTGTGCAGATCATTCCCGAGATCGCACGTGAAGTCGGCCATCTCGACGTCTATCAGCGGACGCCGATCTGGGTTTTCCCCAAGATCGACCCGAGCATGCCGGCACCGGTGCGGGCACTGTTCCGCCGGATACCGAGGACTCAGCGCTTGCTGCAGGAGGGCCTGGAATTCATCGTGGGCGGTGCGCTTGTCTACGGGGTGCTCAATGCCGGTCGCCTGGGCAACACCCCAGGGGCGCTGCGTTGGCTGCTCGGTAATGTCTCGTACCGGCTGCAGGTGCCCGATAAGGAGTTACGGGCCAAGCTGACCCCCGACTACGACTTCGGGTGCAAGCGCCCTGCTACCTCCAACACCTATCTGCCGACCTTCAACCGGGCGAACGTTGAGCTGGTTACCGATCCGATCGACACCATCACCGCCGACGGTGTTCGTACCGCCGCGGGCGTGGAGCGAGAGATCGACGCCTTGATCCTCGCCACCGGATTCCGGTTGTTCTTCGACCCGCAGGTGTATCGGGACCGGCCGGTGAGCGGCCGGGCCGGCTTCGATCTCGCCGACTTCTATCAGAACCACCCGCCGCAGAGCTATCACGGCTTCTCCATACCGGGATTGCCCAACAGCTTCAACGTCTTTGGGCAATATGGCTGGACCGGTGGCACGTATCACAGCGTGGTCGACACCGCCGCCATCCATATCGGGCGGGTCATCGGCGAGGCTCAACGACTCGGGGCCACCGATGTCGAGGTGCGTGCCGACGCGGCCGACGCGTGGACCAGGGATGCGCGGTCGCGCTACACCTACTCGCTGTTCCAGACCGGTAACTGCACCACTGCCAACAGCTACTACTTCGACCACAACGGCGAATCCGCGTACATCAGGCCTCAGACGACGCAGTCCGCACGCCGCTCGTCGCAGGCGTTCCCGCTCGATGACTATGCCTTCGCCGGTCAGGTAGGGCGCGACCGGACGGCCGCGGTGGCGGCAATCGCCGAATAA
- a CDS encoding phosphoglyceromutase, with translation MSGETSNQAHGATLILLRHGESQWNAKNLFTGWVDVDLTEKGRSEAQRGGELLAQQGLLPDILFTSLLRRAINTAHLALDTADRLWIPVVRDWRLNERHYGALQGLDKAETKAKYGEDQFMAWRRSYDTPPPPIERGSHYSQDQDPRYADIGGGPLTECLADVVARFVPYYEEAIVPELRAGKTVLVAAHGNSLRALVKYLDGISDEEIVGLNIPTGIPLRYDLDENLKPITAGGVYLDPEAAAAGAAAVANQGAK, from the coding sequence ATGAGCGGCGAGACCTCCAATCAGGCACACGGAGCCACCCTTATCCTGCTGCGCCACGGTGAGAGCCAGTGGAATGCGAAGAACCTGTTCACCGGCTGGGTCGACGTCGACCTCACCGAAAAGGGCAGGTCAGAGGCCCAGCGCGGTGGTGAGCTGCTGGCTCAGCAGGGACTGCTGCCGGACATTCTGTTCACCTCGCTGCTGCGCCGCGCGATCAACACCGCGCATTTGGCCCTCGACACCGCTGATCGGCTCTGGATCCCGGTGGTGCGGGACTGGCGCCTCAACGAGCGCCACTACGGTGCGCTGCAGGGTCTGGACAAGGCCGAAACCAAGGCCAAGTACGGCGAGGACCAGTTCATGGCCTGGCGCCGCAGCTATGACACCCCGCCGCCGCCCATCGAGCGGGGCAGCCACTACAGCCAGGATCAGGATCCTCGCTACGCCGATATCGGCGGTGGACCGCTCACCGAATGCCTGGCCGATGTGGTGGCGCGATTCGTGCCGTACTACGAGGAGGCCATTGTGCCGGAACTTCGTGCGGGTAAGACGGTTCTGGTTGCCGCCCACGGTAATTCGCTGCGGGCCCTGGTGAAGTACCTCGACGGGATCTCCGACGAGGAGATCGTGGGACTGAACATCCCCACGGGTATTCCGTTGCGGTATGACCTTGACGAGAACCTCAAACCGATCACGGCAGGCGGGGTTTACCTGGACCCGGAGGCGGCTGCGGCAGGAGCCGCGGCGGTAGCCAATCAGGGCGCCAAATAG
- a CDS encoding phthiocerol/phthiodiolone dimycocerosyl transferase family protein, whose protein sequence is MPELLPPRVLAPSESVFVVSGTTVAQHCYGTGALEDVAFEGALDDLVGMYPLLGGRIHVSRKGFELRFTGRERPAVVFWDVGDADIGDYVMSGNSALPVGQVCALHVYRSGEKFRVTFLLHHAIADADAALAYLHDLWSLYTGRTRAVNGISGLMGAHPIPASSETLLRARGYTESTSRQLMDLRPAYRGPERIWTAFRPRRAQRARIHLSVEQTDRLIEVGRTHGVTLNGLVSAALVLAEREISGKSELPVAVSSFVNLRSRIDPPVAPTEGTNVLGIAETILEVGRGSDALDLARHVMADIREGLRTTRIHQTAFVRGDFRRALALVRRYFLLVPMGGWVPTFTAIQITNWGRVSDFATPDGVDINDFRCGVELHAVSAFIATRGVAMVEGRIYFITSYNGRLSIDFTKLVTGKNTAQRIEQILQSEIEKLIPVKVFD, encoded by the coding sequence ATGCCCGAGCTGCTGCCCCCGCGTGTTCTCGCGCCTTCGGAGTCCGTGTTCGTCGTCTCGGGTACCACGGTGGCTCAACATTGCTATGGCACGGGCGCACTGGAGGATGTCGCGTTTGAGGGGGCCCTCGACGACCTCGTGGGCATGTACCCGTTATTGGGCGGTCGAATCCATGTTTCGCGCAAAGGTTTTGAACTTCGATTCACGGGTCGCGAACGGCCGGCCGTCGTGTTCTGGGATGTCGGCGACGCCGACATCGGGGATTACGTCATGTCCGGGAACTCGGCGTTACCCGTTGGGCAGGTGTGTGCACTGCACGTCTACCGGTCGGGTGAGAAGTTCCGTGTGACGTTTCTTTTGCATCACGCCATCGCGGATGCCGACGCGGCTCTGGCATACCTGCACGACTTGTGGAGTCTCTACACGGGGAGAACGCGCGCAGTCAACGGCATCAGCGGGTTGATGGGTGCGCATCCCATTCCGGCGAGTTCGGAGACACTGCTGCGTGCGCGTGGCTACACCGAATCGACGTCCCGGCAGCTGATGGACCTTCGCCCCGCATACCGCGGGCCCGAACGGATCTGGACCGCGTTTCGGCCACGTCGTGCCCAACGAGCACGCATCCACCTGTCGGTGGAGCAGACCGATCGGCTCATTGAGGTAGGGCGTACGCACGGGGTCACACTCAACGGGCTCGTCAGCGCTGCGCTGGTGCTCGCCGAGCGCGAGATTTCAGGGAAAAGCGAACTACCCGTGGCAGTTTCCTCATTTGTGAATCTGCGCTCCCGGATTGATCCGCCGGTCGCGCCGACGGAGGGCACCAACGTGCTGGGCATTGCCGAGACGATCCTCGAGGTCGGGCGCGGTAGCGACGCGCTTGACCTCGCCCGCCACGTCATGGCGGATATCCGTGAGGGCTTGCGAACCACCCGCATTCACCAAACCGCATTTGTCCGTGGCGATTTCCGGCGGGCGCTGGCGTTGGTCAGACGGTACTTCCTGCTGGTGCCGATGGGAGGTTGGGTCCCGACCTTCACTGCCATCCAGATCACCAACTGGGGTCGCGTGTCGGATTTCGCAACACCAGACGGGGTAGATATCAACGATTTTCGTTGCGGCGTCGAGCTCCACGCCGTGAGCGCATTCATCGCGACGAGGGGTGTCGCGATGGTTGAGGGACGCATCTATTTCATCACCAGCTACAACGGGCGCTTGAGTATCGACTTCACCAAGCTCGTGACCGGCAAGAACACTGCGCAGCGAATCGAGCAGATACTGCAGTCCGAGATCGAGAAGTTGATTCCGGTAAAGGTTTTCGACTGA
- a CDS encoding alpha/beta hydrolase fold domain-containing protein, translating to MPGPVLPVVVVGAGYTGLGTAVGLQEAGITGFTVLDRARPEPGSWRDDTIALFGLGPHVTFGSEVTRIELDDDIWIVDLEGGQRVTAHTVVLATGSVGGSPDIPGLDGYTGKVLDAAEVGDGAGLAGLRVAVVGNSAAAASILPVVVRNAATVKLFQSSPDWILPRPSGRIGQLLDRTLRDETRQAWFSGRRPKSRGLLEVVAQRNLRRRVPDPWIRRQLTPLRLTGRPNVVVTDEFLTALQARNCKLVTWPIARFSSGGIRTAEGIDHQCDAVIFASNPDAGSSTERVSVVGARRRKLKQAGSIPTTVAGFPNLFIADPPTTEPSRDSARKTQARINAVVGGVSLALRSLDATGTVVVEASRRTKATAALTAIGLRPVLSRARLDKTGKPGVLLARQIVSTIMAIGGSMPRGTEVARLRDPLRGEWVRAGAALSADDPGPVILYVHGSGYVICSAKTHRSMVARLSEATGLPAFTVDYRLAPEHLFPAAADDVRAAYDWLLERGHAAQDIVVAGDSAGGHLAVDLLIENHRLGIPQPGAMALLSPLLDLTLGLAAEREKVQPDPVITAAAAKHLVDKYTRAEPADSPRLRLSFPPGIALPPILIQAGGVEFLAADAQQLAHMIERAGGQCDLQVWPGQIHVFQALPRLIPEANPALSEAARFITGVLTHRPSRTARTA from the coding sequence ATGCCCGGCCCGGTGCTGCCGGTCGTCGTGGTAGGCGCCGGATACACCGGTTTGGGCACTGCGGTGGGCCTGCAGGAGGCAGGGATCACCGGCTTCACCGTGCTTGACCGCGCCCGGCCGGAACCGGGGAGCTGGCGTGACGACACCATTGCCCTGTTCGGGCTGGGCCCCCATGTGACGTTCGGCAGCGAGGTCACCCGCATCGAACTCGACGATGACATATGGATTGTGGATTTAGAAGGGGGACAACGCGTCACTGCACATACGGTGGTGCTGGCCACCGGGTCGGTGGGCGGTAGTCCGGACATCCCGGGACTCGACGGATATACCGGAAAGGTCCTCGATGCCGCCGAGGTCGGTGACGGTGCGGGGCTCGCTGGGCTGCGCGTCGCGGTGGTGGGCAACAGTGCCGCCGCCGCGTCGATTCTGCCGGTAGTGGTGCGAAATGCCGCCACTGTCAAACTTTTTCAGAGCTCACCCGATTGGATACTGCCCCGGCCGAGTGGCCGGATCGGGCAACTTCTGGACCGCACGCTGCGCGACGAGACGCGCCAGGCCTGGTTCTCGGGTAGACGGCCCAAATCGCGCGGACTGCTCGAAGTGGTGGCCCAGCGCAACCTGCGCCGGCGCGTGCCGGACCCCTGGATTCGGCGTCAGCTGACGCCGTTAAGGCTCACCGGTCGCCCCAACGTCGTGGTGACCGATGAGTTCCTTACCGCCTTGCAGGCGCGCAACTGCAAGCTGGTTACCTGGCCGATTGCCCGGTTTAGCAGCGGGGGCATCCGCACCGCCGAAGGTATCGACCACCAGTGCGATGCGGTGATTTTCGCGTCCAACCCGGATGCGGGCTCGAGCACCGAGAGGGTGTCGGTGGTAGGGGCGCGGCGTCGGAAGCTGAAGCAGGCGGGCAGCATCCCGACCACGGTGGCCGGTTTCCCGAACTTGTTCATCGCCGATCCGCCGACGACCGAACCGAGTCGCGACAGTGCTCGCAAGACGCAGGCACGGATCAACGCGGTAGTCGGCGGGGTGTCGCTGGCATTGCGCTCGCTGGACGCGACCGGAACCGTGGTTGTCGAGGCCTCACGGCGCACCAAAGCCACCGCAGCGCTCACCGCCATTGGATTGCGGCCAGTGCTGTCCCGGGCCCGCCTGGACAAAACGGGTAAGCCGGGCGTGCTGCTGGCGCGGCAGATCGTCTCGACCATCATGGCGATCGGCGGATCGATGCCCCGCGGTACCGAGGTGGCTCGATTGAGAGATCCGCTACGGGGAGAATGGGTTCGGGCGGGCGCGGCGCTCAGCGCCGATGATCCCGGTCCGGTCATCTTGTACGTCCACGGCAGCGGCTACGTCATCTGCTCGGCGAAAACTCACCGTTCGATGGTCGCCCGCCTTTCGGAGGCAACGGGGCTGCCGGCCTTCACCGTCGACTACCGGCTGGCACCCGAACATCTCTTCCCGGCCGCTGCCGACGATGTTCGGGCCGCCTATGACTGGTTACTGGAACGTGGCCACGCTGCCCAGGACATTGTGGTCGCCGGTGATTCGGCGGGTGGCCATCTCGCGGTGGACCTGCTCATCGAGAATCATCGGCTGGGTATACCCCAGCCGGGCGCGATGGCATTGTTGTCGCCCCTGCTGGACCTGACGCTCGGTCTGGCCGCCGAACGCGAAAAGGTGCAGCCCGACCCGGTCATCACCGCGGCGGCCGCCAAACATCTGGTGGACAAATACACCCGCGCTGAGCCCGCGGATTCGCCACGCCTACGCCTGAGCTTTCCGCCCGGTATCGCATTGCCGCCCATTCTTATTCAGGCTGGCGGAGTCGAGTTCCTGGCCGCCGACGCGCAGCAGCTGGCACACATGATCGAGCGGGCCGGCGGGCAGTGCGATCTGCAGGTCTGGCCCGGCCAGATCCATGTTTTCCAGGCGTTGCCCCGGTTGATTCCGGAGGCCAACCCGGCGCTGAGCGAGGCCGCCCGATTCATCACCGGGGTGCTGACCCATCGGCCGTCACGCACGGCCCGGACCGCGTAG
- a CDS encoding reductase codes for MAIVLEDMLQTIKDKQWALADVDWDAPGAEQITDEQRPKLKAFMADLVWIENIGARGFSALAKKAPNETLAEIYRYFHAEEQKHANAELALMRRWGMLEQDEVPVPNVNVRLAIEWLDRYSDGLSLTVLGTIIPLLEVALDGALLKFLLEEVNDPICHQAFRHINSDESRHLAVDFHVLDMMGQGNLRRVVIENVATVLNPSLLMGLLLGLGTGIPLINRIKGNLIGMGLREQRLYDAMERFVNVGSRGKGTRLLVYQVLRLGAAMITNAQNPLHGPYHAVANTMVKLSDYYPKRWLAEQPSWSKELTYEVSA; via the coding sequence ATGGCCATTGTTCTGGAAGACATGCTGCAGACCATCAAGGACAAACAGTGGGCCCTGGCCGATGTGGACTGGGACGCACCCGGTGCCGAGCAGATCACCGATGAGCAGCGGCCCAAGCTGAAGGCCTTCATGGCCGACCTGGTCTGGATCGAGAACATCGGTGCGCGAGGCTTTTCGGCGTTGGCCAAGAAAGCCCCCAACGAGACGCTCGCGGAGATCTATCGGTACTTCCATGCCGAAGAGCAAAAGCACGCGAATGCCGAGCTGGCATTGATGCGGCGCTGGGGCATGCTCGAGCAGGATGAAGTGCCCGTCCCCAATGTGAACGTGCGCTTGGCCATTGAATGGCTGGACCGCTACTCGGACGGGCTGTCGCTGACCGTGCTGGGCACCATCATCCCGTTACTGGAAGTGGCCCTGGACGGCGCGCTGCTGAAATTCCTGCTGGAGGAGGTCAACGACCCGATCTGCCACCAGGCCTTCCGGCATATCAATTCCGACGAATCACGCCATCTGGCAGTCGATTTCCATGTGTTGGACATGATGGGCCAGGGCAACCTGCGCCGTGTCGTCATCGAGAATGTCGCCACCGTGCTCAACCCGTCGCTGCTGATGGGTCTGCTCTTGGGGCTCGGCACCGGGATCCCGCTCATCAACCGGATCAAGGGCAATCTGATTGGCATGGGCCTGCGTGAGCAGCGCCTGTACGACGCGATGGAGCGGTTCGTCAACGTCGGCAGCCGTGGCAAGGGCACACGACTGCTGGTGTACCAGGTACTGCGGCTTGGTGCGGCGATGATCACCAATGCGCAGAACCCTCTGCACGGCCCGTATCACGCGGTAGCCAACACCATGGTCAAGCTGTCCGACTATTACCCCAAGCGCTGGCTTGCCGAACAGCCGAGCTGGTCCAAGGAACTCACCTACGAGGTCAGTGCATGA
- a CDS encoding TetR/AcrR family transcriptional regulator: MSGLADKRRQQIVDAAFSAFTENGYEQTSMSDIAGRAGMGQGTVYRYVDSKREVLDLVFDYAVERLVDTLALDDFLEVVGGTGGIEERNDIIMEGGRRLYALVDQEPALLKLLTVQSAAADKELKQRVLGIQSMLDSYVQRGLDGGRRAGWLAEDAQNHAVLARLLPALVLPGFLLAQSRHDNPGTRERFVSTASQIAESGILRDGVVLESSAGSGAAETVDSVHVPVPVASDRRNELLDAALGCFLSDGYHAVGVNEIVERLGVSHGTFYNYYQNKRDLLDALMVREFSAMEPVLSRPVGRLDARQDIENALAQGFTNALEAVAERLPALIFVCTEAAGVDPEALQSIIQFFRFASVRSEQSVYSMIGADRINLSIDTEFLGQAFVSLLVGAVTLVVDDDGRTDRIDEYARAITHFLLYGLNPAP, encoded by the coding sequence GTGTCCGGGCTTGCCGACAAACGCCGTCAGCAGATCGTCGACGCGGCCTTTTCGGCCTTCACCGAAAACGGCTACGAGCAGACCAGCATGTCCGACATAGCGGGCCGTGCCGGCATGGGACAAGGCACTGTCTACCGATACGTTGACAGCAAGCGCGAGGTTCTCGACCTGGTCTTCGACTATGCCGTGGAACGCCTCGTCGACACCCTGGCGCTCGACGACTTTCTCGAGGTAGTCGGCGGAACCGGCGGCATCGAAGAACGAAACGACATCATCATGGAGGGCGGCCGCCGCCTCTACGCGCTGGTGGATCAGGAGCCTGCGCTGCTCAAACTTCTCACCGTCCAGTCGGCCGCCGCCGACAAGGAGCTCAAGCAGCGAGTCCTCGGTATCCAGTCGATGCTCGACTCCTACGTGCAGCGGGGCCTGGACGGCGGCCGTCGGGCCGGATGGCTGGCCGAGGACGCACAGAACCACGCCGTGCTCGCGCGGCTCTTGCCGGCCCTGGTGCTGCCCGGTTTTCTGCTCGCACAAAGCCGGCATGACAACCCCGGTACCCGAGAACGTTTCGTGAGTACCGCTTCGCAGATCGCCGAAAGCGGCATCTTGCGCGACGGTGTCGTCCTGGAGTCGAGCGCGGGGAGCGGCGCGGCGGAAACCGTTGATTCCGTGCATGTTCCGGTGCCTGTCGCGTCCGATCGCCGCAATGAACTCCTGGATGCGGCGCTCGGCTGCTTCCTGTCCGATGGATATCACGCCGTCGGGGTGAACGAGATCGTCGAGCGACTCGGGGTCAGCCACGGCACGTTCTACAACTACTACCAGAACAAACGCGATTTGCTCGATGCGCTGATGGTTCGTGAGTTCTCGGCCATGGAGCCCGTCCTGTCGCGGCCGGTTGGGCGTCTGGATGCCCGTCAGGACATCGAAAACGCTCTCGCGCAAGGATTTACAAACGCGTTGGAGGCGGTGGCCGAAAGGCTGCCCGCATTGATCTTTGTCTGCACGGAGGCCGCCGGAGTGGATCCGGAGGCACTGCAGTCGATCATTCAGTTCTTCCGCTTCGCCTCGGTGCGCAGCGAGCAGTCCGTGTATTCGATGATTGGTGCCGACCGGATAAACCTGTCGATCGATACCGAGTTCCTCGGCCAGGCATTTGTGTCCTTGCTGGTCGGCGCCGTCACCCTCGTCGTCGATGACGACGGCCGGACTGACCGTATTGATGAGTACGCGCGGGCCATCACGCACTTTTTGCTTTATGGTCTGAATCCAGCGCCCTAG